In Carya illinoinensis cultivar Pawnee chromosome 10, C.illinoinensisPawnee_v1, whole genome shotgun sequence, one DNA window encodes the following:
- the LOC122279556 gene encoding target of rapamycin complex subunit LST8-1 isoform X1 → MTQPSVILATASYDHTIRFWEAKSGRCYRTIQYPDSHVNRLEITPDKRYLAAAGNPHIRLFDVNSSSPQPVMSYDSHTNNVMAVGFQCDGNWMYSGSEDGTVKIWDLRAPGCQREYESRAAVNTVVLHPNQTELISGDQNGNIRVWDLTANSCSCELVPEVDTAVRSLTVMWDGSLVVAANNHGTCYVWRLLRGTQTMTNFEPLHKLQAHKGYILKCLLSPEFCEPQSAFSRYLATASSDHTVRIWNVDGFTLEKTLTGHQRWVWDCVFSVDGAYLITASSDTTARLWSMSTGEDIRVYQGHHKATVCCALHDGAEPSPS, encoded by the exons ATGACCCAACCGTCTGTGATACTTGCAACGGCGAGCTATGATCACACAATTCGGTTTTGGGAGGCCAAAAGCGGCCGTTGCTACCGTACCATCCAATACCCGGATTCG CATGTCAATCGGCTTGAGATAACCCCAGACAAACGCTACCTGGCTGCAGCTGGTAATCCTCACATTCGATTGTTTGATGTCAACTCTAGCAGCCCTCAACCA GTGATGAGCTATGATTCACATACTAATAATGTGATGGCAGTGGGGTTTCAATGCGATGGAAATTGGATGTATTCAGGTTCTGAGGATGGCACAGTAAAGATTTGGGATTTGAG GGCTCCAGGTTGTCAAAGGGAATATGAAAGCCGAGCAGCTGTCAACACTGTTGTGCTCCACCCAAACCAG ACCGAACTTATATCAGGAGACCAAAATGGGAATATTCGTGTGTGGGATTTAACGGCAAATTCATGCAGCTGCGAATTG GTGCCAGAGGTAGATACTGCTGTACGGTCTCTCACTGTCATGTGGGATGGGAGCTTGGTCGTCGCTGCAAATAATCATGGGACATGTTATGTTTGGCGCTTATTGCGAGGGACCCAG ACTATGACAAACTTTGAGCCACTTCATAAGCTGCAAGCACACAAGGGATATATACTTAAGTGCCTACTTTCACCTGAGTTCTGTGAACCACAGAG TGCATTTTCTAGATATCTGGCAACTGCATCTTCTGACCATACTGTCAGGATATGGAATGTTGATGGCTTCACGTTAGAGAAAACTCTAACAG GACATCAAAGATGGGTCTGGGACTGTGTGTTCTCCGTAGATGGTGCCTATCTTATAACAG CTTCCTCGGATACGACAGCAAGACTTTGGTCCATGTCAACTGGCGAAGATATCAGGGTGTATCAGGGACATCACAAAGCAACTGTTTGCTGTGCCCTACATGATGGAGCTGAACCCTCACCCTCGTAA
- the LOC122279556 gene encoding target of rapamycin complex subunit LST8 isoform X2 has product MTQPSVILATASYDHTIRFWEAKSGRCYRTIQYPDSHVNRLEITPDKRYLAAAGNPHIRLFDVNSSSPQPVMSYDSHTNNVMAVGFQCDGNWMYSGSEDGTVKIWDLRAPGCQREYESRAAVNTVVLHPNQTELISGDQNGNIRVWDLTANSCSCELVPEVDTAVRSLTVMWDGSLVVAANNHGTCYVWRLLRGTQTMTNFEPLHKLQAHKGYILKCLLSPEFCEPQRYLATASSDHTVRIWNVDGFTLEKTLTGHQRWVWDCVFSVDGAYLITASSDTTARLWSMSTGEDIRVYQGHHKATVCCALHDGAEPSPS; this is encoded by the exons ATGACCCAACCGTCTGTGATACTTGCAACGGCGAGCTATGATCACACAATTCGGTTTTGGGAGGCCAAAAGCGGCCGTTGCTACCGTACCATCCAATACCCGGATTCG CATGTCAATCGGCTTGAGATAACCCCAGACAAACGCTACCTGGCTGCAGCTGGTAATCCTCACATTCGATTGTTTGATGTCAACTCTAGCAGCCCTCAACCA GTGATGAGCTATGATTCACATACTAATAATGTGATGGCAGTGGGGTTTCAATGCGATGGAAATTGGATGTATTCAGGTTCTGAGGATGGCACAGTAAAGATTTGGGATTTGAG GGCTCCAGGTTGTCAAAGGGAATATGAAAGCCGAGCAGCTGTCAACACTGTTGTGCTCCACCCAAACCAG ACCGAACTTATATCAGGAGACCAAAATGGGAATATTCGTGTGTGGGATTTAACGGCAAATTCATGCAGCTGCGAATTG GTGCCAGAGGTAGATACTGCTGTACGGTCTCTCACTGTCATGTGGGATGGGAGCTTGGTCGTCGCTGCAAATAATCATGGGACATGTTATGTTTGGCGCTTATTGCGAGGGACCCAG ACTATGACAAACTTTGAGCCACTTCATAAGCTGCAAGCACACAAGGGATATATACTTAAGTGCCTACTTTCACCTGAGTTCTGTGAACCACAGAG ATATCTGGCAACTGCATCTTCTGACCATACTGTCAGGATATGGAATGTTGATGGCTTCACGTTAGAGAAAACTCTAACAG GACATCAAAGATGGGTCTGGGACTGTGTGTTCTCCGTAGATGGTGCCTATCTTATAACAG CTTCCTCGGATACGACAGCAAGACTTTGGTCCATGTCAACTGGCGAAGATATCAGGGTGTATCAGGGACATCACAAAGCAACTGTTTGCTGTGCCCTACATGATGGAGCTGAACCCTCACCCTCGTAA
- the LOC122279554 gene encoding 1-acyl-sn-glycerol-3-phosphate acyltransferase 2, which translates to MAIAAAAVIVPLGILFFVSGLVVNLVQAICFVLIRPLSKSTYRRINRVVAELLWLELVWLVDWWAGVKIQVYADHETFQLMGKEHALVLSNHKSDIDWLIGWVLAQRSGCLGSTLAVMKKSSKTLPVIGWSMWFSEYLFLERSWAKDESTLKLGLQRLKDYPQPFWLALFVEGTRFTQAKLLAAQEYAASSGLPIPRNVLIPRTKGFVSAVSHMRSFVPAIYDITVAIPKSSPPPTMLRLFKGQPSVMHVHVKRHLMKDMPETEDAISQWCKDLFVAKDALLDKHIAEDTFSDQELQDTGRPIKSLLVVTSWACLLIFGALKFLQWSSLLYSWKGIALLAFGLAFVTFLMHILIRFSQSERSTPSKIAPVKPKNMEEHLADKQH; encoded by the exons ATGGCGATTGCAGCGGCAGCTGTCATCGTCCCACTGGGCATCCTCTTCTTCGTGTCGGGCCTCGTCGTCAATCTCGTTCAG GCAATTTGCTTCGTCCTTATTCGGCCACTGTCCAAGAGTACGTACAGAAGGATTAACAGAGTGGTCGCAGAATTGTTATGGCTGGAGCTTGTATGGCTCGTCGATTGGTGGGCAGGAGTTAAG ATCCAAGTGTATGCAGACCATGAAACCTTTCAATTAATGG GTAAGGAACATGCACTCGTTCTATCCAATCACAAGAGTGACATTGATTGGCTCATTGGATGGGTTCTAGCTCAG AGATCAGGTTGCCTTGGCAGCACGTTAGCTGTAATGAAGAAATCGTCGAAAACCCTTCCG GTCATAGGTTGGTCAATGTGGTTTTCTGAGTATCTTTTTCTGGAAAGAAGCTGGGCCAAGGATGAAAGCACGTTAAAG TTAGGTCTTCAACGGTTAAAGGACTATCCTCAGCCCTTCTGGTTGGCTCTGTTTGTAGAGGGAACTCGCTTCACGCAAGCAAAGCTTTTAGCAGCGCAGGAATATGCAGCCTCATCAGGGTTGCCCATTCCTCGTAATGTTTTGATTCCTCGTACTAAG GGATTTGTTTCAGCTGTAAGTCATATGCGATCATTTGTTCCGGCCATTTATGATATAACAGTGGCTATTCCTAAAAGTTCCCCTCCACCTACAATGCTCAGACTCTTTAAAGGGCAGCCTTCTGTG ATGCACGTGCATGTTAAACGGCATTTGATGAAAGACATGCCTGAAACAGAGGATGCTATTTCACAATGGTGCAAAGATTTGTTTGTCGCCAAG GATGCATTGTTGGATAAACATATTGCTGAGGACACCTTCAGTGATCAAGAATTGCAGGATACTGGTCGGCCAATAAAGTCTCTTTTG GTTGTTACCTCTTGGGCCTGTCTGCTTATATTTGGGGCTCTGAAGTTCCTCCAATGGTCTTCACTTCTATACTCGTGGAAGGGCATTGCACTTTTGGCATTCGGTTTGGCCTTTGTTACTTTCCTTATGCACATCTTGATCCGGTTCTCGCAATCAGAGCGCTCCACCCCTTCCAAGATCGCTCCAGTGAAGCCCAAGAATATGGAAGAGCATCTGGCAGACAAACAGCACTAA